Proteins found in one Lycium ferocissimum isolate CSIRO_LF1 chromosome 6, AGI_CSIRO_Lferr_CH_V1, whole genome shotgun sequence genomic segment:
- the LOC132059404 gene encoding 110 kDa U5 small nuclear ribonucleoprotein component CLO-like, translating into MSDPTLVRSVAVLGHVGHGKTTFIDMLLNGASTHHIFKPKDLKDYGQCSVTRYSRIFGFRSRARPASIYMVDSNEQAYLFNMMDTSGHMDFLDEMTVAVRLSDGVVVIVDAVEGVRVNTEMALKNAIQEGIPIVLVINKVDILLTELRLPLEEVYDILEHIIESVNNQIAAASSNSVNTTLIDPTRGNVCFASATSKFLFTLQSFAKLHLKKEVAFDADAFALRIWGDFYFDHDTSSFNEKPHADGAKRSFVEFFLEPLKEMCRGDYEPDVIEAATVFTDMLAHHIPSAKAAAARKVEHIYTGPKDSTVYKAMEDCDSTGPFMVNVTKLYHHLDGDFYAFGRVYSGEIMRGQTVRVLGEGYSSDDKEDMSVERVSKLWVYQACCRISISKAPPGAWVMIKGVGASIMKTATLCNLKNAYIFRPLQFNTLPVLKRTVMPVDHVHLPAVTKSFPLAIAKVGGTGECSISGTGELYLDCIVKELMEYCTNEAVKLKVADPVVTFSETVVESSSVRSIAETPNKRNRITMIAEPLDRVIVEDIENKVVRIDWPPEKLGKFFETKYGWDLLAAQSIWAFGPDKQGPNILLDDTLSAEVDRSLLYAVKDSIVQGFQWGAQEGPLGREPIRNVIFKLVDAKIAPEPLDREMGQIVQTARAAAFSAFLEATPKLMEPVFYVEV; encoded by the exons ATGTCAGACCCAACATTGGTGCGCAGTGTTGCTGTACTGGGGCATGTTGGTCACGGAAAGACCACATTTATTGATATGCTACTAAATGGAGCGTCCACCCACCATATATTTAAGCCTAAGGATCTTAAAGACTATGGGCAGTGTTCAGTTACTCGATACTCAAGAATATTTGGTTTTAGGTCTAGAGCTAGACCTGCATCAATTTATATGGTAGACAGCAATGAGCAGGCTTACCTGTTCAACATGATGGACACTTCAGGTCATATGGACTTTTTGGATGAAATGACAGTTGCAGTCAGACTTTCAGATGGTgtagttgtgattgttgatgctGTTGAAGGAGTCAGA GTAAACACGGAAATGGCACTTAAGAATGCGATTCAAGAAGGCATTCCCATTGTACTCGTCATCAACAAGGTTGACATATTACTAACTGAGCTTAGATTGCCTTTGGAGGAGGTTTACGATATATTAGAGCACATTATTGAATCTGTCAACAATCAAATTGCAGCTGCATCATCCAATTCTGTGAATACAACTTTAATTGATCCGACTCGAGGAAATGTCTGTTTTGCAAGTGCAACATCAAAATTTTTATTCACATTGCAGTCATTTGCCAAACTGCATCTAAAGAAAGAAGTTGCATTTGATGCCGACGCGTTTGCTTTGCGGATTTGGGGGGACTTCTACTTTGATCATGACACAAGCAGCTTCaatgagaaaccacatgcagaTGGGGCCAAACGTTCTTTTGTGGAGTTCTTTCTTGAGCCTCTTAAAGAAATGTGTAGAGGAGACTATGAGCCTGATGTTATTGAGGCTGCCACTGTGTTTACTGACATGTTGGCTCATCACATTCCCTCTGCTAAAGCTGCTGCAGCTAGGAAAGTGGAGCACATATACACAGGTCCAAAGGATTCGACAGTTTATAAAGCAATGGAAGATTGTGATTCTACTGGCCCTTTTATGGTTAATGTAACCAAGCTGTATCATCATTTAGATGGTgatttttatgcttttggtaGGGTCTACAGCGGGGAAATTATGAGAGGGCAGACAGTACGTGTTCTGGGAGAGGGCTATTCATCTGATGATAAAGAAGATATGTCTGTAGAAAGAGTCTCAAAATTGTGGGTTTATCAAGCCTGTTGCCGGATATCCATAAGTAAGGCTCCTCCAGGTGCTTGGGTAATGATCAAAGGAGTAGGTGCTTCAATCATGAAGACTGCAACTCTGTGTAATTTGAAGAATGCGTATATATTCCGGCCTCTTCAGTTCAATACTCTTCCTGTACTGAAAAGAACAGTTATGCCCGTGGATCATGTGCACTTGCCTGCAGTCACCAAGAGTTTTCCTCTTGCAATTGCAAAGGTTGGAGGAACTGGTGAATGCTCTATATCAGGCACTGGTGAATTGTACCTAGATTGCATAGTGAAGGAGCTCATGGAGTATTGCACCAATGAGGCGGTGAAACTCAAG GTGGCTGATCCAGTTGTCACGTTCTCCGAAACTGTAGTGGAGTCTTCTTCAGTGAGATCCATTGCTGAAACACCAAATAAAAGAAACAGAATCACGATGATTGCTGAACCACTTGATAGAGTAATtgttgaggacattgaaaaCAAGGTGGTAAGGATTGACTGGCCTCCAGAGAAACTTGGTAAGTTTTTCGAAACCAAATATGGCTGGGATCTGCTTGCTGCGCAGTCTATTTGGGCATTTGGACCTGATAAGCAG GGACCTAACATATTATTGGATGATACACTCTCAGCTGAAGTGGACAGGAGCTTGCTATATGCTGTAAAAGACTCTATTGTTCAGGG GTTTCAATGGGGAGCTCAGGAAGGACCCCTCGGTCGTGAGCCCATTAGAAATGTTATATTCAAATTAGTTGATGCAAAGATTGCACCGGAGCCATTGGATCGTGAAATGGGTCAGATTGTTCAAACCGCACGAGCTGCAGCCTTCTCTGCCTTCCTTGAAGCAACACCCAAGCTCATGGAACCTGTGTTTTATGTTGAGGTATAA